One part of the Nitrospinota bacterium genome encodes these proteins:
- the infC gene encoding translation initiation factor IF-3 produces the protein MRVNEMIRVKEVRVIGSDGTQLGILPIKKALDIGAQEGLDLVEVSPHVDPPVCKIMDYGKHRYKQSKKLHGAKKKQKLIHVKEVKMTPKTEEHDYQFKLRHIKRFLASGDKAKVVIVFKGRQMVHSHLGRKILDRVIEDLKDISTVEQEPKSEGQNMTMVLMPKN, from the coding sequence TTGCGTGTTAATGAGATGATAAGGGTTAAAGAGGTAAGAGTTATTGGTTCTGATGGAACACAGTTAGGGATTCTACCCATAAAAAAGGCATTGGATATTGGAGCTCAAGAGGGTTTGGATCTCGTAGAGGTATCACCTCATGTAGACCCCCCTGTTTGTAAGATAATGGATTATGGTAAACATAGATATAAACAAAGCAAAAAGCTTCATGGGGCTAAAAAGAAACAGAAACTTATTCATGTTAAAGAAGTTAAAATGACACCGAAAACAGAGGAGCACGATTATCAATTTAAACTGAGGCACATAAAAAGATTTCTTGCATCAGGGGACAAGGCGAAGGTTGTTATCGTCTTCAAAGGAAGACAAATGGTTCATTCTCATCTTGGAAGAAAGATTTTAGATAGAGTTATAGAAGATTTAAAGGATATCAGCACTGTTGAACAAGAGCCTAAGTCAGAAGGACAGAATATGACAATGGTTCTCATGCCAAAGAATTAA
- the rpmI gene encoding 50S ribosomal protein L35, with protein sequence MPKIKTNRGAAKRFKVTSSGKVKRKKAYTRHILTKKTTKRKRGLRKADLVSKEDSSRIKKMIPYV encoded by the coding sequence ATGCCAAAGATAAAGACAAATAGAGGGGCTGCTAAAAGATTTAAAGTAACCTCATCAGGGAAAGTTAAGAGAAAAAAGGCTTACACAAGACATATATTGACAAAGAAGACTACAAAAAGAAAAAGGGGTTTAAGAAAAGCAGATTTAGTCTCTAAAGAAGATTCAAGCAGGATTAAGAAAATGATTCCATATGTTTAA
- the rplT gene encoding 50S ribosomal protein L20: protein MPRARSGPSTRQRRKKILKMAEGYRGAKSKLYKTAREAVDRALKSAYRDRRRRKRDFRSLWIIRINAAARLHDLSYSQFILGLKRSDISLNRKILADIAVKDQQGFKKLAEKAKQGLKKAS, encoded by the coding sequence ATGCCAAGAGCAAGAAGTGGTCCATCAACAAGACAAAGGAGAAAAAAGATCCTAAAGATGGCAGAGGGCTACAGAGGGGCGAAGAGCAAACTCTATAAAACAGCTAGAGAGGCAGTAGATAGGGCATTAAAAAGTGCTTATCGAGATAGAAGAAGGAGAAAGAGGGATTTTAGAAGTCTATGGATTATAAGGATAAATGCTGCTGCCAGACTTCATGACCTATCTTATAGCCAGTTTATTTTGGGTCTAAAGAGATCAGATATATCACTAAATAGAAAGATACTAGCTGATATTGCTGTTAAGGATCAGCAAGGTTTTAAGAAATTGGCTGAAAAGGCAAAACAAGGTTTAAAAAAAGCGTCTTAA
- the pheS gene encoding phenylalanine--tRNA ligase subunit alpha: MRKRLEKLKKSAVQDIKAACDEKALNKIKIQYLGRKGSLTHFLKEIGKLSQKERPIIGKLTNEIKRYLEEEIERRSEIIKEKSLKERLKSDWIDTTLDGKKPLIGKSHPITQVLEEITKIFIALGFSVVEGPEIELDYYNFEALNLPKDHPARDMQDTFYVTDDIVLRTHTSSVQIRVMENQKPPVQIIAPGKVYRCDADVTHSPMFYQIEGLMVDKGITFGDLKGILEIFVHSFFGQDTPLRFRPSFFPYTEPSAEVDIGCVICQGKGCRVCSYTGWLEVLGSGMVDPEVFRAVSYDSEELTGFAFGMGIERLAMLKYKIDDIRLFFENDMRFLKQF, encoded by the coding sequence ATGAGAAAACGATTAGAGAAATTAAAGAAAAGTGCAGTTCAAGATATTAAAGCTGCTTGTGATGAAAAAGCCTTAAATAAGATTAAAATTCAATATCTTGGTAGAAAAGGTTCTCTGACTCATTTTCTTAAAGAAATAGGAAAACTTTCTCAAAAAGAAAGACCAATTATCGGTAAATTAACAAATGAGATTAAAAGATATCTTGAGGAAGAGATAGAAAGAAGGTCTGAAATTATTAAAGAAAAGAGTCTTAAGGAGAGGTTAAAGAGCGATTGGATTGATACTACCCTTGATGGCAAAAAGCCTCTTATAGGTAAGAGTCATCCAATAACTCAAGTACTAGAAGAGATAACAAAGATCTTTATCGCTCTGGGTTTTAGCGTTGTCGAAGGACCTGAAATAGAATTAGATTACTATAATTTTGAGGCATTAAATTTACCTAAAGATCACCCTGCAAGAGATATGCAAGATACATTTTATGTAACGGATGATATAGTGTTGAGAACTCATACCTCTTCTGTTCAAATAAGAGTTATGGAAAACCAGAAACCTCCTGTTCAGATTATCGCACCTGGCAAGGTTTATAGGTGTGATGCGGATGTTACCCACAGCCCAATGTTTTATCAAATTGAAGGATTGATGGTGGATAAAGGGATTACCTTTGGGGATTTAAAAGGGATATTAGAGATATTTGTCCATAGTTTTTTTGGGCAAGATACTCCTCTTAGATTCAGACCGAGTTTTTTCCCTTATACTGAACCGAGTGCTGAAGTAGATATAGGATGTGTCATATGCCAGGGAAAAGGATGTAGAGTTTGTTCCTATACTGGTTGGTTAGAGGTTTTGGGGTCTGGCATGGTAGACCCCGAGGTTTTTCGTGCTGTCAGTTATGACTCGGAAGAGCTGACTGGATTTGCCTTTGGAATGGGAATTGAGAGACTGGCTATGCTGAAATATAAGATAGATGATATCCGTCTCTTTTTCGAGAATGATATGAGATTCTTGAAACAGTTTTAA
- the clpP gene encoding ATP-dependent Clp endopeptidase proteolytic subunit ClpP, with protein MNLIPMVIEQTNRGERAYDIYSRLLKDRIVFLGSPIDDNVSNVMIAQLLFLEAEEPEQDIYLYVNCPGGIVTAGLALYDTMQYIKPDVQTICIGQATSMGALLLAAGTKGKRFSLPNARIMIHQPLGGFQGQATDIDIHAKEILRMRESLDRILAHHTGRSYETVRKDTERDFFMSGERAKEYGIIDEVIVSRDEKKVKK; from the coding sequence ATGAATTTAATTCCAATGGTAATAGAACAGACCAACAGGGGTGAGAGGGCATATGATATATATTCCCGTCTGTTAAAAGATAGGATTGTGTTTCTTGGTTCCCCTATAGATGATAATGTATCGAATGTGATGATTGCTCAGCTGCTGTTTTTGGAAGCTGAAGAACCAGAACAGGATATCTATCTCTATGTAAATTGCCCTGGAGGAATTGTTACAGCAGGTTTAGCTTTATATGATACCATGCAATATATAAAACCTGATGTACAGACGATATGTATTGGACAAGCTACCAGTATGGGTGCTCTTCTTTTAGCAGCAGGGACAAAGGGCAAGAGATTTTCATTACCTAATGCAAGAATTATGATTCACCAACCTTTAGGCGGTTTCCAAGGACAGGCTACTGATATTGATATTCATGCAAAAGAGATTTTAAGAATGAGAGAGAGCTTGGATAGGATTTTGGCACATCATACAGGGCGATCCTATGAAACCGTTCGAAAAGATACAGAAAGAGACTTTTTTATGTCCGGTGAACGGGCAAAAGAGTATGGTATTATAGACGAGGTAATAGTCTCAAGAGATGAAAAGAAGGTAAAGAAATAA
- the clpX gene encoding ATP-dependent Clp protease ATP-binding subunit ClpX — protein sequence MAKKEQGNKLLKCSFCGKSQEEVKKLIAGPTVYICDECIDLCNDIIVEEWSKEKSKEFQKLQKPKEIKSILDEYVIGQEQAKKILSVAVHNHYKRIEANVDLSGVELQKSNILLIGPTGSGKTLLAQTLARILDVPFTIVDATTLTEAGYVGEDVENIILKLLQAADYDVERTEKGIIYIDEIDKISRKSENPSITRDVSGEGVQQALLKIIEGTIANVPPQGGRKHPHQEFLQIDTSDILFLCGGAFVGLDKIIKNRIGKKTLGFGADLTGAGKDNNNDKFLCKVQPEDLLRYGLIPEFIGRLPVAAILDDLDEDALVKVLTKPKNALIKQYKKIFEFEKVDLKFTDNALRSIAREASKRKTGARGLRSILEEIMMETMYELPSQSNIQECVISEEVVTDRKKPIFLYEKQAS from the coding sequence ATGGCTAAAAAGGAGCAGGGCAATAAACTATTGAAATGTTCATTTTGTGGTAAGAGTCAGGAGGAAGTGAAAAAGTTGATTGCTGGGCCGACTGTTTATATATGTGATGAATGTATAGATCTTTGTAATGATATTATTGTTGAGGAATGGTCAAAAGAAAAGAGTAAAGAGTTTCAGAAACTCCAAAAACCTAAGGAGATAAAGTCGATTCTGGATGAATATGTCATTGGGCAGGAGCAGGCAAAAAAAATCCTTTCTGTAGCTGTTCATAACCATTATAAAAGGATTGAGGCTAATGTTGATTTAAGCGGGGTTGAGCTCCAAAAGAGTAACATACTACTGATAGGACCCACAGGTTCAGGAAAAACCCTATTAGCACAAACCTTGGCAAGAATATTAGATGTTCCTTTTACTATTGTTGATGCTACTACTCTTACAGAAGCAGGGTATGTTGGAGAAGATGTTGAGAACATAATCCTTAAGTTATTACAGGCAGCAGATTACGATGTTGAAAGGACCGAGAAAGGGATTATTTATATAGATGAGATTGACAAGATAAGCAGGAAATCAGAAAATCCCTCTATTACGAGAGATGTTTCTGGTGAAGGTGTTCAACAGGCTTTATTAAAAATAATAGAAGGAACCATTGCTAATGTACCGCCCCAAGGAGGCCGTAAGCATCCCCATCAGGAATTTTTGCAGATAGATACTTCAGACATTTTATTTTTATGTGGTGGTGCCTTTGTAGGTCTTGATAAGATTATTAAAAATAGAATAGGCAAAAAGACATTAGGTTTTGGAGCTGACTTAACCGGAGCAGGAAAAGACAACAATAACGATAAGTTCTTGTGCAAGGTCCAACCTGAAGATTTACTAAGATATGGCTTGATCCCAGAGTTTATCGGTCGATTACCAGTAGCGGCTATCTTAGATGATCTTGACGAAGATGCACTCGTTAAGGTATTAACCAAGCCCAAAAATGCCTTAATAAAACAGTACAAAAAGATATTTGAATTTGAAAAAGTTGACCTTAAATTTACAGATAATGCCTTAAGGTCTATTGCAAGAGAAGCTAGTAAAAGGAAGACAGGAGCTCGAGGCCTCAGGTCGATTTTAGAAGAAATCATGATGGAAACCATGTATGAATTACCTTCCCAATCCAATATTCAGGAATGTGTGATCAGTGAAGAGGTCGTTACGGATAGAAAAAAACCAATCTTTCTTTACGAAAAACAAGCCAGTTAA
- the lon gene encoding endopeptidase La, which translates to MAIKNNKIEVVKKRIPLLSLRDIVVFPHMIVPLFVGRDKSIKALEHAMLKEKNILLSTQKDAKVEDPKPEDIYSVGTVVGILQILKLTDGTVKVLVEGLSRAEILSFDEEKDFFQVKIIQREESIEATPEIKAMMRSLNSFFENYVKLNQKIAPEVVVSVANISEPGRFADTIAANLTLKISEKQGILETLDLKQRLEKLCKILNSEIEILQIEKKVRGRVKSQLEKSQKEYYLTEQMKAIQKELGKGDEFTSEIEELKNKIKMAKMPTEVNKKALKELKRLEMMTPMSAEATVVRNYIDWLVDLPWGKRTKEKLDISEAEIILNEDHYGLDKIKERILEYLSVRKLVKKMKGPILCFVGPPGVGKTSLGRSIARATGRNFVRLSLGGVRDEAEIRGHRRTYIGALPGRIIQYMAKAKSKNPVFLLDEVDKMSTDFRGDPASALLEVLDPEQNNSFNDHYLEVDFDLSEVLFITTANILYSIPPALQDRMEVLRLPGYTEDEKIKIAELFLIPKVLKAHGLSGKNIKFSKKVIRDTIQKYTREAGVRNLEREIANICRKVAKRIAKEGKKTKVLISSKGLNKYLGVPKYKHGKAEEKSEIGIATGLAWTEEGGELLVTEVILMDGKGNLTLTGKLGDIMQESAQAALSYVRSKANEFRLDKNFYKKKDIHIHFPEGAIPKDGPSAGITMATALISALTRTPVRNDVAMTGEITLRGKVLSIGGIKEKILAAHRGGIDTVILPKDNEKDLSDIPAEIKNALKIILVEKMEDVVKHALSIKKRAKRVQKKGNGDKYKDLPQEETVQRIIAH; encoded by the coding sequence ATGGCAATAAAAAATAATAAAATAGAAGTTGTTAAAAAAAGAATTCCCTTATTATCCCTGAGGGATATAGTCGTATTTCCTCATATGATAGTTCCTTTATTCGTTGGAAGGGATAAGTCTATCAAAGCTTTAGAGCATGCTATGTTGAAAGAAAAAAATATTTTATTGTCAACTCAAAAAGATGCCAAGGTAGAAGACCCAAAACCTGAAGATATTTATAGCGTGGGTACCGTTGTGGGGATTCTTCAGATTTTAAAGTTGACAGATGGGACAGTTAAGGTGTTGGTTGAGGGTTTATCAAGGGCAGAAATCTTGAGTTTTGATGAAGAAAAAGATTTTTTTCAAGTCAAAATAATTCAGAGGGAAGAATCAATAGAAGCTACTCCTGAGATTAAGGCTATGATGAGGAGTTTGAATTCTTTTTTTGAGAATTATGTAAAACTCAATCAAAAGATAGCTCCTGAAGTAGTAGTATCAGTAGCAAATATAAGTGAGCCAGGTAGGTTTGCAGATACAATAGCTGCCAATTTAACACTAAAGATTTCAGAGAAACAGGGAATATTAGAGACTTTAGATCTTAAACAGAGATTAGAAAAACTCTGTAAAATATTAAATTCTGAGATAGAAATTCTCCAAATTGAAAAAAAGGTTAGAGGAAGGGTTAAGAGCCAGTTAGAAAAGAGCCAGAAGGAATATTACCTGACTGAACAGATGAAGGCAATACAGAAAGAATTAGGAAAGGGTGACGAGTTTACCTCTGAGATAGAAGAGCTTAAGAATAAGATAAAGATGGCAAAGATGCCAACAGAGGTGAATAAAAAGGCTTTAAAGGAATTAAAGAGATTAGAAATGATGACTCCAATGTCTGCTGAAGCCACAGTTGTAAGAAATTATATTGATTGGTTGGTGGATCTTCCTTGGGGGAAAAGGACAAAAGAAAAGTTAGATATTTCAGAGGCAGAGATAATACTTAATGAGGATCATTATGGGCTAGATAAGATTAAAGAGAGAATATTAGAATATTTATCCGTTAGAAAGTTAGTAAAAAAGATGAAGGGACCTATACTCTGTTTTGTAGGTCCTCCTGGTGTTGGCAAGACGTCTCTTGGTAGATCAATAGCCAGAGCTACAGGTCGGAATTTTGTTCGCCTTTCATTAGGTGGGGTGAGGGATGAAGCGGAAATTAGAGGACACAGAAGGACTTATATAGGAGCATTACCTGGACGCATCATCCAATATATGGCAAAGGCTAAATCAAAAAATCCTGTTTTTCTCCTGGATGAAGTTGATAAGATGAGCACAGATTTTAGAGGAGATCCAGCTTCGGCCTTATTAGAGGTTCTAGATCCAGAACAAAATAATTCCTTTAATGACCACTATTTAGAGGTGGATTTTGATCTTTCAGAAGTTCTATTTATAACTACAGCTAATATTCTTTATTCTATTCCACCCGCTTTGCAAGATCGTATGGAAGTATTGAGATTACCAGGTTATACAGAGGATGAGAAAATAAAGATTGCGGAGTTGTTTTTGATTCCAAAAGTGTTAAAGGCCCATGGTCTTTCTGGTAAAAATATAAAATTTTCCAAAAAAGTTATTCGAGATACTATCCAGAAATATACAAGAGAGGCAGGGGTTAGAAATCTCGAGAGAGAGATTGCGAATATCTGTAGAAAGGTTGCAAAAAGGATAGCAAAAGAGGGAAAAAAGACGAAGGTTTTGATTTCTTCAAAAGGTTTGAATAAATATTTAGGGGTTCCCAAATATAAACATGGAAAGGCAGAAGAGAAGAGTGAAATAGGAATTGCCACTGGTTTGGCATGGACTGAGGAAGGAGGCGAACTCCTTGTAACTGAGGTTATTCTGATGGATGGGAAGGGAAATCTCACTCTGACAGGGAAATTGGGAGATATTATGCAAGAATCAGCCCAGGCAGCCCTGAGTTATGTAAGGTCTAAAGCAAATGAATTCAGGTTAGATAAGAATTTCTATAAGAAGAAAGATATCCATATTCATTTCCCTGAGGGGGCCATACCTAAGGATGGACCTTCAGCAGGAATTACTATGGCAACGGCGCTAATCTCTGCGCTTACAAGAACTCCGGTAAGGAATGATGTAGCCATGACTGGAGAAATCACATTAAGAGGGAAAGTACTTTCTATCGGTGGGATAAAAGAAAAGATACTAGCGGCTCATAGAGGAGGGATTGATACTGTTATACTACCAAAGGATAATGAAAAAGATTTAAGTGATATTCCTGCTGAGATAAAGAATGCCCTTAAAATAATATTAGTGGAGAAGATGGAAGATGTGGTAAAACATGCGCTGTCAATAAAGAAAAGAGCTAAAAGGGTACAGAAAAAGGGTAATGGTGATAAATATAAAGATTTACCACAGGAAGAGACAGTGCAGAGAATCATCGCGCATTAA
- the thrS gene encoding threonine--tRNA ligase: MEKIKIRFPEGKEIQCPQGTTIKEMIIDIKGDTRKIIAAKINGNPVDLSLSLNSDADIEWITLDSEEGKEIYRHSTSHILAQAVKELFQGVQITIGPAIKDGFYYDFDYKESFTDDDLKKIEGKMLEIIKRNQPFIREEVSKEKAIEEFKKLGENYKVELIKEIEDNAVTLYKSNGFLDLCRGPHVPSTGVVSHFKLLNVAGAYWRGDENNKMLQRIYGTSFPTAKELKDYLTKLEEVKKRDHRVLGKKLDLFSIHDEAGAGLIYWHPKGTIIKKIIERFWEDEHIKRGYQLVSIPHIVRDQLFKTSGHYEFYRENMFVFKIDENEYVVKPMNCPGHIMIYRESIKSYRDLPLKFAELGTVYRYERSGVLHGMLRVRGFTQDDAHIFCTPEQLPNEILKVIDLARYMLETFGYKEFDVSLSVRDESKKERYAGEDREWKMAEEALMKTLEKRNMSFERVEGEAVFYGPKIDIKMLDALGRGWQGPTIQFDFNLPKRFDVTYVGEDGAKHHVVMVHRTVLGSMERFIGGLIEHYAGAFPVWLSPVQVKILSITDRQKEYSEHLEEMLRENGIRTETDLRNEKIGYKVRESEMEKVPYMLILGDREMESEMVSVRERGKGDLGSIKIEDFIKKIMKEILDKR; this comes from the coding sequence ATGGAGAAAATTAAAATAAGATTTCCTGAAGGTAAGGAAATTCAATGCCCTCAAGGCACTACGATAAAAGAAATGATAATAGACATTAAAGGAGATACCAGAAAGATAATTGCAGCAAAAATTAATGGGAATCCTGTAGATCTGAGCTTATCCTTGAATTCCGATGCAGATATAGAGTGGATTACTTTAGATTCAGAGGAAGGAAAGGAGATATACAGACATAGCACTTCGCACATACTAGCCCAGGCTGTAAAAGAACTCTTTCAAGGTGTCCAGATTACTATTGGGCCTGCTATTAAGGATGGATTTTACTATGATTTTGATTATAAAGAGAGTTTTACTGATGACGATTTAAAAAAAATAGAAGGTAAAATGTTAGAGATTATCAAGAGGAATCAGCCGTTTATTAGAGAAGAGGTTTCTAAGGAAAAGGCGATTGAGGAATTTAAAAAACTTGGAGAGAATTATAAGGTTGAATTGATTAAGGAAATAGAGGATAATGCTGTAACGCTCTATAAAAGCAATGGTTTTTTAGATCTTTGCAGAGGTCCTCATGTTCCTTCCACAGGGGTTGTCTCTCACTTCAAACTTCTCAATGTAGCAGGAGCTTATTGGCGGGGAGACGAGAATAATAAAATGCTCCAGAGAATTTATGGAACATCTTTTCCCACTGCAAAAGAACTTAAAGATTATTTGACGAAATTAGAGGAAGTAAAAAAGAGAGATCACAGGGTTCTGGGAAAGAAACTAGATCTTTTTAGTATTCATGATGAGGCAGGTGCCGGATTAATCTACTGGCATCCAAAAGGAACGATAATAAAGAAAATAATAGAGAGATTCTGGGAAGATGAGCATATCAAAAGGGGATATCAATTAGTAAGCATTCCTCATATCGTTAGAGATCAACTCTTCAAGACATCAGGTCATTATGAATTTTATAGAGAAAATATGTTTGTCTTTAAGATTGACGAGAACGAATATGTGGTAAAACCAATGAACTGTCCTGGACACATAATGATTTATAGGGAAAGTATAAAGAGCTATAGAGACCTTCCTTTGAAATTTGCTGAACTGGGGACTGTTTATCGATACGAAAGGTCAGGGGTTCTCCATGGGATGTTGAGAGTAAGAGGATTTACTCAGGATGATGCCCATATATTTTGTACTCCTGAACAACTCCCTAATGAGATATTGAAGGTAATTGATTTAGCAAGATATATGTTAGAGACCTTTGGTTATAAGGAATTTGACGTAAGTTTGAGCGTAAGAGATGAAAGCAAAAAGGAGAGATATGCGGGAGAAGATAGAGAATGGAAGATGGCAGAAGAGGCCTTGATGAAAACCTTGGAAAAGAGGAACATGAGTTTTGAAAGGGTAGAGGGAGAAGCGGTTTTTTATGGTCCAAAGATAGATATCAAGATGTTAGATGCTCTTGGAAGGGGTTGGCAGGGACCTACGATACAGTTTGATTTTAATCTTCCGAAAAGATTCGATGTTACCTATGTGGGTGAGGACGGTGCTAAACATCATGTAGTAATGGTTCATAGAACGGTTTTGGGTTCGATGGAGAGATTTATTGGAGGGCTCATTGAACACTATGCAGGCGCATTTCCCGTTTGGCTTTCACCAGTTCAGGTAAAGATATTAAGTATTACTGATAGGCAGAAAGAATATTCTGAACATTTAGAAGAAATGTTGAGAGAAAATGGTATAAGGACAGAGACAGATTTACGTAATGAGAAGATAGGATATAAGGTTAGAGAGTCAGAAATGGAAAAAGTTCCTTATATGTTAATTTTAGGTGATAGAGAAATGGAATCAGAAATGGTTTCTGTTAGGGAAAGAGGAAAAGGAGATTTAGGTTCTATAAAAATAGAAGATTTTATAAAAAAGATTATGAAAGAAATTTTAGATAAAAGATAG
- a CDS encoding phenylalanine--tRNA ligase subunit beta, with protein sequence MKVSYRWLKELVDFDLEPDDLAENLTMIGLEAEGLYYQKEMYNKIVVGQILSIKSHPKADNLIICKVDIGKERLNILSAAKNLSVGEKIPVATVQAKLPTGKKIEKVDIKGISSDGMICSAMDLDLEEISEGIMVLDKKAPIGEEIARVLKLDDITIDISVAPNRPDCLSMIGVAREIASILDKKVKLTEYSVVEEEKDIESLTSVVIEDTDLCPRYTARVVKDVNISSSPQWIQQKLRAVGLRPI encoded by the coding sequence ATGAAAGTCAGTTATCGTTGGCTTAAAGAACTAGTTGATTTTGATTTAGAACCTGATGACTTGGCTGAGAATCTGACAATGATTGGCCTAGAAGCAGAAGGTCTTTATTATCAAAAGGAGATGTATAATAAGATTGTTGTTGGTCAAATATTATCTATAAAAAGCCATCCAAAGGCTGACAATCTAATAATTTGTAAAGTTGATATTGGTAAGGAAAGGCTAAATATATTATCTGCAGCGAAAAATTTATCTGTGGGGGAAAAGATCCCTGTTGCTACTGTTCAAGCCAAGCTTCCAACAGGTAAAAAGATTGAAAAGGTAGATATTAAAGGAATCAGTTCTGATGGAATGATATGTTCTGCCATGGATTTAGACCTTGAGGAGATTTCTGAAGGGATAATGGTCCTAGATAAAAAGGCACCAATAGGAGAAGAGATAGCAAGAGTACTAAAACTTGATGATATAACCATTGATATAAGTGTAGCCCCTAATCGTCCTGATTGCCTAAGTATGATCGGTGTTGCTAGAGAAATTGCTTCTATATTAGATAAAAAGGTTAAATTAACAGAATACTCCGTCGTTGAAGAGGAAAAAGATATAGAGAGTTTGACATCAGTCGTTATAGAAGATACTGATTTATGCCCGAGATACACAGCTAGAGTCGTTAAAGATGTAAATATTTCATCTTCCCCTCAATGGATTCAGCAAAAACTGAGAGCGGTAGGTCTCAGACCTATCA
- the tig gene encoding trigger factor, giving the protein MKVEIKEINSCKKELEIEVPLEVVNREYENAYNTLNKRVKISGFRKGKTPRKILERYYKSNIESDVLQKLVSDSYLKIVEENKIKALGQPKIDNVELEMDKPLRYTATVEILPKIEVSEYKGLEFTKKIIKVSEKDVDEELERLREQSAKFEVSEQKSIEKYDYVVISFERFINNTLDEEGKKENLSLSIGYNMTYPELERELIGMKKGEEKEIEINFPQDFKEKKIAGKEVKFKVRINEVKKRILPDLDDDFAKEVGDCNNLGELRNKLKEEIIKSEQHRAETLLKKESIDKLVELNNIEVPQILVDERVRLMFFDTQQRLKYQGIKLEDAAIELDKVKEPFIGPATTEVKGDLILDRIAEIENISVSDEEVEKRVKEISKSVNQNYLVFKQQLIKNKGIDRLKDNLKKEKTLDFLINHSKINEEIVERQEILNKSDKGKGK; this is encoded by the coding sequence ATGAAGGTTGAGATTAAAGAAATAAATTCTTGCAAGAAAGAGTTAGAGATAGAAGTACCTTTAGAAGTAGTCAATAGAGAATACGAAAACGCTTACAATACATTGAATAAAAGGGTAAAGATCAGCGGTTTTAGAAAAGGAAAGACACCTCGGAAGATACTTGAGAGATATTATAAGAGCAATATTGAAAGTGATGTTTTGCAAAAATTGGTTTCTGATTCATATTTAAAGATTGTGGAGGAAAATAAGATTAAAGCCTTGGGGCAACCAAAAATTGACAATGTTGAACTAGAAATGGATAAGCCCCTTCGTTATACAGCAACTGTTGAGATATTGCCTAAAATTGAAGTTTCTGAATATAAGGGATTAGAATTTACAAAAAAAATTATAAAGGTTTCTGAAAAGGATGTCGATGAAGAACTAGAGCGATTAAGAGAACAATCGGCTAAATTTGAGGTTAGCGAACAGAAATCTATTGAAAAATATGACTATGTTGTAATCAGTTTTGAAAGATTTATCAATAATACCTTAGATGAGGAGGGAAAGAAAGAAAACCTTTCTCTTTCAATAGGTTATAATATGACATACCCTGAGTTAGAACGAGAATTAATTGGAATGAAAAAGGGAGAAGAAAAGGAGATAGAGATTAATTTTCCTCAGGATTTCAAAGAAAAAAAGATAGCTGGAAAGGAAGTAAAATTCAAAGTAAGAATAAATGAGGTCAAAAAAAGAATTTTACCAGATTTAGATGACGATTTTGCAAAAGAAGTTGGCGATTGTAACAATTTAGGTGAACTTAGAAATAAACTAAAGGAAGAGATAATCAAATCAGAACAGCACAGAGCAGAAACATTATTAAAAAAAGAATCTATAGATAAACTTGTTGAGTTAAATAATATAGAGGTTCCTCAAATACTTGTTGATGAACGAGTACGGCTCATGTTTTTTGACACCCAGCAGAGACTTAAATATCAGGGTATAAAACTGGAGGATGCAGCCATAGAGTTGGATAAAGTAAAAGAACCATTTATAGGCCCAGCCACCACAGAGGTCAAAGGCGATTTAATCTTGGACAGGATAGCCGAAATAGAAAATATAAGTGTTTCTGATGAAGAGGTTGAAAAGAGGGTTAAAGAGATATCAAAATCTGTGAATCAGAATTATCTAGTCTTTAAACAGCAGTTGATTAAGAATAAAGGTATTGATAGGTTAAAGGATAATTTAAAAAAAGAGAAAACTCTTGATTTTTTAATAAATCATTCTAAGATTAATGAAGAAATAGTCGAAAGACAGGAAATTTTAAATAAAAGCGATAAAGGAAAGGGGAAATAG